The window ACAATCTGCTTCGTTGAGGGTAGGAATCACCACCGAGATGGAATAGGACATAACTCAGCCGCTACGGTCGTGGAATCTCTGCACAGATTTGATACCACACGGCTAGATCCTCTGGATAGTCGATATCAGCGAGGGGTTCGAGCATAGCAATGCTTAGATTTAATGATTGGGCGATCGCCATAGTCTGAGCAAGCACCTGATCTGTACTCCATGCAATTCCTGTGAATAGATCGGGGATCACCTGCTTCATGCCGATTAGATAATATCCACCATCGACGGCTGGCCCCAACACAAGGTCATGGGTTTGGAGTGCGGCAACGGCTTGATGGAGGATGGGAGGCGTGATCCCCGGACAGTCGATCCCGATGGCAATCACGCGATCGCGCTCCGATGCGGCATCTTGAAAGGCACGCAACAGGCGATCGCCTAAATCTCCCGTTCCTTGCGCTTTGTAAGTCCACTGTTCGCCCAACCAAGTTTGCATCATGGGGCGATCGCAGCCTGTGAAACAAACAACTACGTCTATAGAATCGGGCTGGGTCTGCTGGGCGATCCATGCTTGAACCGTGTTCAGGGTATGTTCAGTT of the Synechococcales cyanobacterium T60_A2020_003 genome contains:
- a CDS encoding TIGR04282 family arsenosugar biosynthesis glycosyltransferase — its product is MQITAGLIVFTRYPQPGQTKTRLIPHLGAEGAAALQRQLTEHTLNTVQAWIAQQTQPDSIDVVVCFTGCDRPMMQTWLGEQWTYKAQGTGDLGDRLLRAFQDAASERDRVIAIGIDCPGITPPILHQAVAALQTHDLVLGPAVDGGYYLIGMKQVIPDLFTGIAWSTDQVLAQTMAIAQSLNLSIAMLEPLADIDYPEDLAVWYQICAEIPRP